In the Aquimarina spinulae genome, GTTGGGATATGGATTCTAAAATCGTTATTAACAACAAATACCTGTATTTTATCTTAAGGTTTGGAGTTTTTAAACCTGTATTAGACATCGATTACATTTTTTTCAAGAATATAGCGCAACCCTTTTGTTTTTATAGCATCTATATAAAAAGCAAACATGAACAAAAGCAGAAGGAAAGAGAGATGAAATTTCTTAAAAAGGTCGTAAGACATAATCTTGATGGCTGCACAATTACTAAAATTAGTAATTGTATAGTAGAAGGTGGCTAGCTTCGTTATTATATTTTTTAATCGTTAAATTATTTAATAACGAATTAGCCCAAAAAAATGCCTTGGAATAAGTTTCAAGGCATTTTTTAAATTCAGAAATTAGAATTTATTGATTTGCATTATCCGAATTATCTGTGTCTCTAGGTTTGCATAATGGAATTGCAGAATAATCGTCACAATTACCGCTTCCGGTAATATACCCACCATTAATGATCTGTTGTTGTCTTTTGTTAAGCACTTTTGCGCCTATTAGGTTTTTAAAACTTTTCATTATAATTTCTTTTAAAGAATTTATATTCCCTGAACATTTAATGACACTCAAGGTTTGTGTCAATCTTTCGCGAAAAGATGAATTACTTCAGATAAAAGTATAGGTTGCGAGTTCCATTTTTCAGGACTGAGATTTTTTTAACAAAAAAATAATATTTTGATAGTAGTGAATATGGAAAAATCCTTTTTTTGTTAAAAACACAAATAAGAGTTTTTGAATATTACTTTATGATTTGTATTTTTGCCGAAATTTATTTCTTTTAACTTAAAACGTAAGTATAGCATGCAACTGTACAACAAATTAAGCGCAAAAGAAAGAGCAGCTCTTATCGATGAAGCCGGTACAGACCGACTTACGCTATCTTTCTACGCATATGCACATATTGGTAATTCACAAATTTTTAGAAATCACCTTTTTATTCATTGGAACGAACTCGAGGTTTTGGGTCGTATTTATGTAGCCAAAGAAGGTATAAATGGGCAATTATCTGTCCCGGCACCTAATTTTGAAGCCTTTAAAAAACACCTGGATAGTATTTCTTTTCTAGAAAACGTGCGCCTCAATATCGCAAGAGAGCAAGACGCAAAATCCTTTTTGAAGCTAAAAGTAAAAATTCGTAAAAAGATTGTAGCCGATGGATTAGATGATAATACATTTGATGTCACCAACAAAGGAGTACATGTTGATGCTTCTGCATTTAATGAACTTATCGAAGATCCTGATACGGTACTGGTCGATATGCGTAATCATTATGAAAGTGAAATAGGCCATTTTAAAGGAGCCGTTACACCCGATGTAGATACGTTTAGAGACTCTTTGGATATTATCGAAGAAGATCTTAAAGATCATAAAGAAGATAAAAAACTTGTAATGTATTGCACCGGGGGTATACGCTGTGAGAAAGCCAGTGCATATTATAAGCATAAAGGATTTAAAAATGTATTTCAATTAGAAGGAGGTATTATAGAATATGCAAGACAAGTCGAAGCTCAGGGTTTAGAAAATAAATTTCTGGGTAAAAACTTTGTATTTGATCATAGAAGAGCAGAGCGTATTTCTGGTGATATAATAGCTAATTGTCATCAATGTGGTACCCCGTGTGATACCCATGTGAATTGCGAAAATGAAGCATGCCACCTATTGTTTATACAATGTGAAAATTGTGCAGCAGAGCTAGAAAGCTGTTGCTCGACAGAATGTATGGAAGTTAATAGATTATCGTTTGAAGAACAAAAAGCACTGCGAAAAGGGAAAGGAAATAGTAATAAGATCTTTAAAAAAGGTCGTTCTGAAGCATTAAAATATAAAAAGTAACACCTAAAAAGGTGAAGATACTATAGCAGATAGTTTTTTTTATCCTCATTTCATAGTATCTTTAACGATTGATACGTTAGAAATGGTAGATTTCTAACTTTAGTAAGAACCATATTTGTTGCGATTATGATCGCAGACAAATTTCAATATAGATAAAAAATATGGGGTGTAACAGTTGTTCCTCCGCAAAAGACGGGCAACCCAAGGGTTGTAAGAATAATGGTACCTGTGGTACAGATGGTTGCAATAAATTAACGGTTTTCGATTGGTTATCCAATATGTCACTTCCTGGTGGATCATTGCCTTTTTCTTATGTTGAAATACGATTTAAGAATGGTAGAAAAAACTTCTTTAAAAATACAGAAAATCTTTCTTTAAGCATTGGAGATGTTGTTGCAACAGAGTCTTCTCCTGGTCATGATGTAGGAATTGTTACTCTTACTGGAGAGTTAGTTCGTATCCAGATGAAAAAAAAGAAAGTAGAACTTGATAATGAAGACATAAAAAAAATATATCGAAAAGCATCTCAAAAAGATATTGATATATGGCAGAAAGCTCGTGACAGAGAAGAAACTATGAAGGTGCGTGCTCGTGAAATCGCAATTAGATTAGAGCTGCAAATGAAAATTTCTGATATCGAATTTCAGGGAGATGGATCTAAAGCTACTTTTTATTACACAGCAGAAGAGCGGGTGGATTTTAGGCAGTTAATAAAAGAGTTTGCACACGAGTTTAATACTCGTATAGAAATGAGACAAGTAGGTTTTAGGCAGGAAGCCGCACGATTAGGGGGTATTGGGTCCTGTGGGCGGGAACTATGTTGTTCTACCTGGCTTACCGATTTTAGATCTGTAAATACTAGTGCAGCTAGGTATCAACAATTATCTTTAAATCCACAAAAACTAGCCGGTCAATGCGGAAAACTAAAATGCTGTCTTAATTATGAATTAGATGCATATATTGATGCACTTAATAATTTTCCTAAAACAGATATAAAGCTTCGAACAGATAAAGGGACTGCTGTATGTCAAAAAATAGATATTTTTAAAGGGTTGTTGTGGTATGCCTATGAAGGCGAATGGATGAATTGGCACAGAATATCTACCGAAGATGTTAATGAAATTATTGCGGCAAACAAGAACAATGAACAAGTAGCAAGCTTAGAAGATTTTGCTTCAGAATTAATAGAAGATACTAAAACAGATTTTGAGAACGTTGTAGGACAAGATAGCTTAACGCGATTTGATCAGCCTAAACGTAGTAAAAGAAGAAATCGTAACAAAAGAAAAAATAAAAACAAGAGATCTTCAGATAAACAAGCGGCAGTTTCAAACAAATCAAAAGAAGGGAATTCTGACAAAACAAATAAATCAAATAATCGAGGTAATAAAAAACGTAGGTCTCGTAATAGGAATAATGATAAAACTTAGGTTTTTTTTAACAGTATGTATTGTAATTGGTATGATTTCCTGCGATGATAAACAGGTTTTCGATACTTATCATACAGTAGCTAATGCATGGGAAATGGATGAGAAAGCGAGTTTTACACTTCCAGAACTCGACACAACACAATCCTATAATTTATTTATAAATATTCGTAACAATAATGAATACAAATACAGCAATTTGTTTTTAATTAGTGAAATGAAATTTCCAAATGGCAAAATACTTACTGATACATTAGAGTATCGTCTTGCAGCTCCTGATGGGAACTGGTTAGGGACTGGTTTTTCTGATCTTAAAGAAAATAAATTGTGGTATAAAGAAAATGTAAGTTTTAAAGAAAAAGGAAATTATACGATAACTATAGAGCATGCCATGAGAAAGAATGGTGAGGTAAATGGGATATCGTCATTAGAAGGAATTACAGATATAGGATTTAGGATAGAAAATGTTCAAAATCCTTAATTAATTATAAAAGATAGAATCTATCTTCCATCATAGATAGACAAAAATATATCATTAAAATACTTTTAGAGAAAGACCAGATAAGGAGGACATCGACAAAAAGGGAAAAAAACCTCTTCTGATCTTTTAAAAAATAGATTTAAATAGCTGAGATATGGCAAAGGCAAAACCCAAATCAACAAAAAAAAGAGCAAAAACTCCTGTGAGTAATACCATAAAATACATAAAAGCATTTTGGATACTATTTGGATCAGGATTGTTTTTAATAGCCTTACTCTTTCTCCTGGCTAGTTGGGGAGTTTATGGAGAAATGCCTAAATTCGAAGAATTAGAAAACCCACAAAATGACTTGGCAACCCAGATTATCTCTTCAGATGGGGTGCAAATAGGAACCTTTTTTAAAGAGAACCGGACTCCTGTAAATTATGAAGATCTACCACAACATTTGGTTGATGCCTTGGTAGCAACAGAAGATGCAAGATATTATGATCACTCTGGGATAGATGCCAGAGGAACATTAAGAGCATTTGTTTTTTTAGGAACCAGAGGTGGGGCAAGTACAATATCACAACAGCTGGCAAAGCAATTATTTACTGGAGGATCAAAGAATAAGATCGAGCGATATTTGCAAAAAATACAAGAATGGGTAATTGCAACTCGTTTAGAAAGACAATATACCAAGAAAGAAATTGTAACGATGTATCTTAATAAATATGATTTTCTTAATCAGGCAATTGGTATAAGTTCTGCATCGAGA is a window encoding:
- a CDS encoding PSP1 domain-containing protein — translated: MGCNSCSSAKDGQPKGCKNNGTCGTDGCNKLTVFDWLSNMSLPGGSLPFSYVEIRFKNGRKNFFKNTENLSLSIGDVVATESSPGHDVGIVTLTGELVRIQMKKKKVELDNEDIKKIYRKASQKDIDIWQKARDREETMKVRAREIAIRLELQMKISDIEFQGDGSKATFYYTAEERVDFRQLIKEFAHEFNTRIEMRQVGFRQEAARLGGIGSCGRELCCSTWLTDFRSVNTSAARYQQLSLNPQKLAGQCGKLKCCLNYELDAYIDALNNFPKTDIKLRTDKGTAVCQKIDIFKGLLWYAYEGEWMNWHRISTEDVNEIIAANKNNEQVASLEDFASELIEDTKTDFENVVGQDSLTRFDQPKRSKRRNRNKRKNKNKRSSDKQAAVSNKSKEGNSDKTNKSNNRGNKKRRSRNRNNDKT
- a CDS encoding rhodanese-related sulfurtransferase encodes the protein MQLYNKLSAKERAALIDEAGTDRLTLSFYAYAHIGNSQIFRNHLFIHWNELEVLGRIYVAKEGINGQLSVPAPNFEAFKKHLDSISFLENVRLNIAREQDAKSFLKLKVKIRKKIVADGLDDNTFDVTNKGVHVDASAFNELIEDPDTVLVDMRNHYESEIGHFKGAVTPDVDTFRDSLDIIEEDLKDHKEDKKLVMYCTGGIRCEKASAYYKHKGFKNVFQLEGGIIEYARQVEAQGLENKFLGKNFVFDHRRAERISGDIIANCHQCGTPCDTHVNCENEACHLLFIQCENCAAELESCCSTECMEVNRLSFEEQKALRKGKGNSNKIFKKGRSEALKYKK
- a CDS encoding gliding motility lipoprotein GldH, translated to MIKLRFFLTVCIVIGMISCDDKQVFDTYHTVANAWEMDEKASFTLPELDTTQSYNLFINIRNNNEYKYSNLFLISEMKFPNGKILTDTLEYRLAAPDGNWLGTGFSDLKENKLWYKENVSFKEKGNYTITIEHAMRKNGEVNGISSLEGITDIGFRIENVQNP